The Gallus gallus isolate bGalGal1 chromosome 3, bGalGal1.mat.broiler.GRCg7b, whole genome shotgun sequence genome window below encodes:
- the TRMT6 gene encoding tRNA (adenine(58)-N(1))-methyltransferase non-catalytic subunit TRM6 isoform X1 — protein MYYAREPGKIIHLRYDTLAQMLTLGNVRAGNKMIVMETCAGLVLGAVMERMGGYGSIIQMYPGGGPIRAATSCFGFPKPFFNNLHEFPLSKVDSLLCGTLSLETLPSEPEDTALTEEETNGLVDEKQTSVQGTEEESSAETAMEINQTEEQETMDINAEDAEFKENKERENKENVREKQRKQWERTKKLTEAAALLREKNADGLLVASKFHPTPLLLSLLEFVAPSRPFVVYCQYKEPLLECYTKLRERGGVVNLKLSETWLRSYQVLPDRSHPKLTMSGGGGYILSGITVVLDKGKSDSSNLEALKMEEPSSKRCKVQDLCC, from the exons ATGTATTATGCAAGGGAACCTGGCAAAATTAT CCATTTGCGTTATGACACTCTAGCTCAGATGCTTACTTTAGGAAACGTCCGTGCTGGCAACAAGATGATTGTAATGGAAACGTGTGCAggccttgtgctgggggctgtgatGGAGCGAATGGGAG GCTACGGATCCATCATCCAGATGTATCCAGGAGGGGGACCCATTAGAGCTGCCACCAGTTGTTTTGGATTTCCAAAACCTTTTTTCAATAATCTTCATGAATTTCCTCTCAGCAAAGTGGATAGTCTTCTCTGTGGGACATTGTCTCTGGAGACTCTGCCTTCAGAACCTGAAGACACTGCATtaacagaggaagaaacaaatggaCTGGTTGATGAGAAGCAGACTTCTGTGCAGGGAACAGAAGAGGAATCTTCTGCTGAAACAGCAATGGAGATCAACCAAACAGAAGAGCAGGAAACAATGGACATTAATGCTGAGGATGCAGAAtttaaagagaacaaagaaagagaaaacaaagaaaat GTTcgagaaaagcaaagaaaacaatgggAGAGAACGAAAAAGCTaacagaagctgctgctttgctgagaGAGAAGAATGCAGATGG CTTGCTTGTAGCCAGCAAGTTTCATCCCACTCCTCTATTACTGTCTTTACTGGAGTTTGTTGCTCCTTCACGGCCTTTTGTTGTCTACTGCCAATATAAAGAG cCCTTATTAGAGTGTTACACAAAGCTGAGGGAAAGAGGTGGTGTTGTTAACCTAAAGCTGTCTGAAACATGGCTACGAAGCTACCAG gtCCTACCAGATCGAAGCCATCCAAAACTGACAATGAGTGGAGGCGGAGGGTACATTCTATCTGGTATAACTGTTGTGCTGGATAAGGGCAAATCTGATTCCAGCAATTTAGAAGCACTGAAGATGGAAGAGCCGTCATCTAAAAGATGCAAAGTTCAAGACCTTTGTTGTTAA
- the TRMT6 gene encoding tRNA (adenine(58)-N(1))-methyltransferase non-catalytic subunit TRM6 has product MAVEWGLSPRICEGDCAVLKRGDVFKAVAVLRQRKIIFEKQGFYLDNAIGHVYGTTFEVTSDGNLQPKRQVEETTTETKEAGTDNRNIVDDGKSQKLTHDDIKALKDKGIKGQEIVQQLIENSTTFRDKTEFAQDKYIKKKKKKYEAVITIVKPSTRILSTMYYAREPGKIIHLRYDTLAQMLTLGNVRAGNKMIVMETCAGLVLGAVMERMGGYGSIIQMYPGGGPIRAATSCFGFPKPFFNNLHEFPLSKVDSLLCGTLSLETLPSEPEDTALTEEETNGLVDEKQTSVQGTEEESSAETAMEINQTEEQETMDINAEDAEFKENKERENKENVREKQRKQWERTKKLTEAAALLREKNADGLLVASKFHPTPLLLSLLEFVAPSRPFVVYCQYKEPLLECYTKLRERGGVVNLKLSETWLRSYQVLPDRSHPKLTMSGGGGYILSGITVVLDKGKSDSSNLEALKMEEPSSKRCKVQDLCC; this is encoded by the exons ATGGCGGTTGAGTGGGGTTTGAGTCCGCGAATCTGTGAGGGGGACTGCGCCGTGCTGAAGCGGGGTGATGTTTTcaaagctgtggctgtgctgcggCAGAG aaaaattatttttgagaagCAGGGGTTCTATCTGGATAATGCCATTGGACATGTGTATGGAACTACGTTTGAAGTAACAAGTGATGGAAACCTCCAGCCAAAGCGACAGGTGGAAGAGACTACCACAG AAACCAAAGAAGCAGGTACAGATAATCGTAACATAGTTGACGATGGAAAGTCTCAAAAACTGACTCATGATGACATAAAGGCTTTGAAGGACAAGGGTATCAAAGGACAG GAAATTGTTCAACAGTTAATAGAGAACAGTACAACGTTCCGAGACAAAACAGAATTTGCTCAagataaatacataaagaagaagaaaaaaaa ATATGAGGCAGTTATTACAATTGTAAAACCATCCACTCGCATTCTTTCAACAATGTATTATGCAAGGGAACCTGGCAAAATTAT CCATTTGCGTTATGACACTCTAGCTCAGATGCTTACTTTAGGAAACGTCCGTGCTGGCAACAAGATGATTGTAATGGAAACGTGTGCAggccttgtgctgggggctgtgatGGAGCGAATGGGAG GCTACGGATCCATCATCCAGATGTATCCAGGAGGGGGACCCATTAGAGCTGCCACCAGTTGTTTTGGATTTCCAAAACCTTTTTTCAATAATCTTCATGAATTTCCTCTCAGCAAAGTGGATAGTCTTCTCTGTGGGACATTGTCTCTGGAGACTCTGCCTTCAGAACCTGAAGACACTGCATtaacagaggaagaaacaaatggaCTGGTTGATGAGAAGCAGACTTCTGTGCAGGGAACAGAAGAGGAATCTTCTGCTGAAACAGCAATGGAGATCAACCAAACAGAAGAGCAGGAAACAATGGACATTAATGCTGAGGATGCAGAAtttaaagagaacaaagaaagagaaaacaaagaaaat GTTcgagaaaagcaaagaaaacaatgggAGAGAACGAAAAAGCTaacagaagctgctgctttgctgagaGAGAAGAATGCAGATGG CTTGCTTGTAGCCAGCAAGTTTCATCCCACTCCTCTATTACTGTCTTTACTGGAGTTTGTTGCTCCTTCACGGCCTTTTGTTGTCTACTGCCAATATAAAGAG cCCTTATTAGAGTGTTACACAAAGCTGAGGGAAAGAGGTGGTGTTGTTAACCTAAAGCTGTCTGAAACATGGCTACGAAGCTACCAG gtCCTACCAGATCGAAGCCATCCAAAACTGACAATGAGTGGAGGCGGAGGGTACATTCTATCTGGTATAACTGTTGTGCTGGATAAGGGCAAATCTGATTCCAGCAATTTAGAAGCACTGAAGATGGAAGAGCCGTCATCTAAAAGATGCAAAGTTCAAGACCTTTGTTGTTAA